A stretch of DNA from Planococcus antarcticus DSM 14505:
GTGAAATGGGTTGTTGTTTCTCTACTTTTTACGAATTTAAAGAGTCATGACTTAATCTATTATAATCTTTTAGAAGTTCGCTGATTATTTGCTATATCGATGGAACTTTATTTTCAATGGACTGTAAGCAATTCTTGCGGCTTCATGCGAGAATCGTTGTTAGGTGCTATTAAATTTTAAGAAACCTTTTATTTTGAATGCGCATTCATATGAAGTAGAGGATATCCTAACAATCAGATAAGTATAGTTTCTTGTTACATATAAATGAAGCCATTAATTTAGCTTAAAAAACAAGTTTCAACTGCTTAGCGGGTGTAAAAGCTATTCAGGTAGCAATGGAAGAATTTACTTCTTAATAATCCATTATAGGTAATGAGAGCGCTTCTAAAAAGGAGAAGAAAGTGAGTGAAAAGAAAAAATCATGAAAAAATCGATTAATGCATATGATGTTGCAAAAAAAGCGGGTGTTTCTCAATCAACTGTTTCTCGAGTGCTGAATGATTATCAATTTATAAAAAAAGAAACGAAAGAGAAAGTCCTGAAGGCGATCGAAGAATTGGAATTCACGAGGGATGAAATCGCAAGAAGTTTAGCGAATCGGGAAACGAGAACAATAGGGCTGATTGTCGGAGATATTACAAATGCCTTTTTTTCAGAATCTGCAAAAGTGATTACTCGGATTGCACAAGAGAATGATTATAACGTCATTTTATGTAATACAAATCATGATGAAGAAAGTTTAGTGCAATATATTGATAGTCTGAAAGGACAGCGTGTTGACGGGATAATTATTGCCGGAGCGGATAAAGACAATAAGAAAATCAGAGAACTCTTCGATCAACACTTCCCAGTCATTTTATACAACAGCATTATTGAACACGATAAAGCGAATTATGTTGCGGTGAATAATTACCAAGGTGCACGGCTTGCGGTTGAACACCTGTATGAGTTGGGGCATCGTGATATCGGCTATATTGCTGGGCCGGAAAAATATGTAACGACTCATTTACGCAATATCGGATTCGAGTCAGCACTTACACATTATAATTTGAAGTTGAACCCTAATTTTGTCTATACAGATGAATTTCTATATGAAAAGGTCTATGCATTTACGAAAAAGTTACTCCGTCAGCCAGAACGTCCTAGTTGTTTATTCGTCGCATCTGATCAAATGGCGTTGGCCGTACTAGATGCGGCTTCAAGTGAAAATATTGAGATTCCGAGTCAATTATCAGTAATCGGTTTTGATAATATAAGTCTTGCTGGAAATAGTTATATAGGATTATCAACCGTTGCGCAGCCGATGAAGAAGATGGCAAGATTGGCATTGGAAAACCTGATTGTCATTATGGAAAGAAAAAGTAATAAGGAAGTCAGTACCTTACCAGTTCAAATTGTGCTGGATGCTGAAGTGTTTTCGAGAAAAACGACAGGCGTTCGATGAAGGTGTTGAAAATAGACTAAGAAAGGGAGAGTGAAGTGATTCACTTTCCTGATCTGGAAGGTAAAAAGATCTTTGTTAAAAGCGATAACGAAGGAATTGGAAGAGAAATTACGATTGTGATTGCCGAATTAGACGCACATACAGTGATAACAGGCAGAAATAAGGATACGCTGAAATCGGCTGTTGAAGAACTCTTAAACTAGAATGCGAATTGTTCTTACATTTGTGCAACTTGATATATGTCGATAAAATTTAAAAATTGACCGATGAAGCAGTCAAATAAATGGGCGGATTGAATGTATTAGTGACTAACGCAGGAGTGAATATTTTAAAAGATACTTTGGAAGTGATAAAAAACCATTAAAGTGGAGGGTGGATGGACTGCCATTTAATAGTTTTGAATGCGCATTCAAAAGAGGAAAGAGGATGAAATGAATGAGCGAAAACAAGTTTGAGACTGTAAAAGAAGTAGAACATGTGAGAAACAAGAAACCTAGCAACGTATTTTATGGGGATTCCGAAGAAGTCCAGCCAGTAGGTTTCATGGACTACAATGAGTTTTCGAAAAGTACAAAAAGGATCCAAAGCATGGAAGGATTTAGTAAGGAATATCGAGATATTGTTGACTACATTATGTCGATTACCCATAAAATTTGGGAGGAAAAAGGGATTGGTGTCATTTATGAAACTTACCATAACGATGTGGTGATGCATACAGGCGTGAATTCAATTCAAGGTGTGAGTGAAGTAGTATCAGGAACACTACAAACACTACATGCCTTTCCAGATCGTAAACTATACGGAGAAAATGTAATTTGGTCAGGAAACGATAAGGAAGGGTTTTTATCATCACATCGGATTGTTTCGAATACGACCAATTTGGGGGATTCGTCCTTTGGACCAGCAACGGGAAAGAGAGTCATGTTTCGAACGATTGTCGACTGCTTCGTCCATTCCAATCGAATAGTTGAGGAATGGCTGGTTCGCGACAATCTCTACATTGTGAAACAGCTCGGATATGATCCGGTTGAAGTCGCGAAACTCCTCGCAAAACAATCTGTACATAAAGGTCCAGCATCGCAACGTCATTTCGGAATAAGTGAGGTTCGAAAGGGGCAATTTATGCCTGCGGAATTCATACGAAAATCCACCGCGTTTGAAATTGGTGATTTCACTTTGGAATTGTATAACAAGATTTGGGAACGTAGACTATTTAATTACGTGAATGACTTTTATGCGGAGAATGCAAATGTTCACTTCATCTGTGGGACAGATTTAACCGGTTCGCAACAAATTCAAGGCATGCTGATTAGTTTGTTTGCGTCATTTCCAAATGCTGCCTTCTTTGTCGATCGCGTGACGTGTAACGAGAGGAATCAGGAAGGTTCATGGGACGTTGCGGTTAGATGGAGATTGCAAGGACTGCATGAAGGTATTGGGTATTTCGGTACACCTAGCGGGCAATCGGTAGAAATATTAGGTAT
This window harbors:
- a CDS encoding LacI family DNA-binding transcriptional regulator, with protein sequence MKKSINAYDVAKKAGVSQSTVSRVLNDYQFIKKETKEKVLKAIEELEFTRDEIARSLANRETRTIGLIVGDITNAFFSESAKVITRIAQENDYNVILCNTNHDEESLVQYIDSLKGQRVDGIIIAGADKDNKKIRELFDQHFPVILYNSIIEHDKANYVAVNNYQGARLAVEHLYELGHRDIGYIAGPEKYVTTHLRNIGFESALTHYNLKLNPNFVYTDEFLYEKVYAFTKKLLRQPERPSCLFVASDQMALAVLDAASSENIEIPSQLSVIGFDNISLAGNSYIGLSTVAQPMKKMARLALENLIVIMERKSNKEVSTLPVQIVLDAEVFSRKTTGVR
- a CDS encoding ester cyclase; the encoded protein is MSENKFETVKEVEHVRNKKPSNVFYGDSEEVQPVGFMDYNEFSKSTKRIQSMEGFSKEYRDIVDYIMSITHKIWEEKGIGVIYETYHNDVVMHTGVNSIQGVSEVVSGTLQTLHAFPDRKLYGENVIWSGNDKEGFLSSHRIVSNTTNLGDSSFGPATGKRVMFRTIVDCFVHSNRIVEEWLVRDNLYIVKQLGYDPVEVAKLLAKQSVHKGPASQRHFGISEVRKGQFMPAEFIRKSTAFEIGDFTLELYNKIWERRLFNYVNDFYAENANVHFICGTDLTGSQQIQGMLISLFASFPNAAFFVDRVTCNERNQEGSWDVAVRWRLQGLHEGIGYFGTPSGQSVEILGISHLQINDEKVTEEWLTFDGLDVLKQIYMQIENDSNEKVEGESLA